The Nymphaea colorata isolate Beijing-Zhang1983 chromosome 5, ASM883128v2, whole genome shotgun sequence DNA segment ATAGATTGTCTTATAATCGAGTAAATCAAGTAATAGATTGTCTTGATTTCTACCTTTTTAATTTAAGAACCCATGCTACAGGGGTGGGGACTGCAATCCACTATTTTGGAAGTCTGAGCTTGGGGAGAGTAGCTGGTTTGTTACACGACCACCCTTAAGGGTCTGCTTGGTAATGCGAACAGAATCATGCATCCATTACATAAAACAGTGCTACATGAATACAATTTGCTACTACTCTCATTATCAAACAACCCTGGTCATAGTATTTTATGATTCTGCTTTATTATTTGAGAAACATTTGTGAAATAGTTTGTCACTGTTCTTATTGCCAATGGGTCCACAAGGAACCTCCCTTTCCCATAAAAGATTGAAAGTGGAAAAAGATAAAGTCTTCATAATGTCCATCAGAAATAGCTAAGCTGCCCCACCATGGGTTGGTGCATATGTGTCGGCACACGGGGATGGCGCGCGTAACACGGCATATGGCCTGGAGATGGTTATATGCACTTTTCGCTAATACACACTGGCTAGATTAATATTATGCTGATGCAACTCTTTAATTAACACTATTagcttgctgctgctgcttcttaTCAGCAACATGACAAAATTCTCAATGTTTAACTATTTCATCATTTCATTTTATACTCCACCAAGGAAAATGGTGTTATTCTCCTGTCCTTTTCATGGCAACTCCAGACAAAACCGCTTCCAGAAATGCACTCTTTCACCATCCAATTTTTACATACCAACCGCCATATACTGACCAACTCAGTTTTCagctcaaaaaaacaaaatctttaCATTGAGGAAAAACAGAGTAAACTTTAAAGGGTAAAGACAGTACAGGTATATGCAAAACCATGTACGCAGTGCCATAtacaacaaaagaaacagaGGATGGCCCATAGTACTCCCCATTCTCATCCAATAAAAGAACAATCCAAGCACAAGGGATGATAAGATGCATAGAGAGGGAAGAAGACAAGAGAAAGGAATTCGGAGGGTAGAGgtcaaaaaaaagggaaagaatagaacaaataaagaaagaaaaagcaagggAGGGATCAGATGTAGGTCTGCCTGCTCAGCTTGAAGCCGGAAACGAGAGAAGAGGCGGCGAGGAAGGCGAAGGCGAAGAACGACATGCTGATGGCTGCCGACGACATGTCCGTGAAGGCATTGTCGTTGTTCTCCCGGAACCTGTTTGTCTGGGGAACCGCTGCCGACGATGCTGACAGCAGCAGATACGCCATTACCTTCATAAGCATCAATccattaataataaaaataataatctcATTAAATTAATTTACTCCAGTGTGCTCAAAATCTTATTTAGACGAGAGGAAggaaaaatgaattaaaaatggCACGCGAGAGCATTTTTCATGTAACCCCATGTAGTCTCTAGCTCTCATCGAGACAACATCTTgctaattttttaattctttcttttcaaactaGTGGAAATTAgttgtttgttttcttaataTAGAAGCAGAGAACATGCATATTCGTCACAACTGGTATTGCCAATTCCCCACGAACCGTATCGGCCAACAGCAGCTCGGTTCACATAATGAAAATATGATATCTGCTTTTTATATCAGGGAAGTTGGGGCAGAGCTAGTTAGAAATTCTGGTCAAGGAATACtagatataaaattttaatttttaaagaacaTTGATgcgtaaatgaaaaaaaattattcagaaacatcaatataaaatggaaaattttgttAAGAGTCCATGCGAGGAATTTGCCCACACGTAGCCCACCTGCCTCCACCCCTGCAGGGAAGGACATTAATTAACTACCAATGGCTGCTCGATGTCCTGAATGTATATTTTTTGAACGTATAGTTTTAGAAGTAATCAAGTCCAAAGAGGCACCATTTCGTTCAAATTTTTGCTCCCAATAAATGCATAAACAACACTTATGGGGCACCTTCCATGACAATTAATTTGGTCTGCCTAGTGTTGAGTGCGTCAATGCTACATAATGAGTGCTCGTTTAAGTTGCTAGCCGAGTCAAAAAGTTTATAGTTAAGAGAAGCactattaatttttaaaagaatgacTCGTATATAAGAATGGGCATTTAAGATGGCTGGTCAGCTAGCTGGCCCTTGAAGGTCTGGTCTGGTCGTAGCTTGTTTCCTTTGTGCGTGACTTCTCTCTAGACTGTAGATGGTGGGATCCCATCTATTAAAATGAGAGCTGAAGCCCCTTTTCTCCCTTATCTCAGGGTCTAAGTTTGTGCCGCATGAGCCTAATATAAGTAACTAGGCATAGAgacataatgtttatgaaaatgaaactaAGGACGGACTACTATCTCGACCAGCTATACTGTGTCCCATCATGTTCATGAACATGCCCGGTGCCAGTTGGTTGAATTGCTAATGGCTGTCATTAGGGAAAAAACTGGTGGACAAGATTCAAGGAAATCAACCAACTACTAATTCCAACCGTTGGGGGACTTGTTCATCAAATTCAACAGTTTGTCGCTAATCAACAGTTCGTCGCCAAAGCTCTTATTCCAATCAAACACACAATGAGGGGCAGAGATTGACGATTTTAGcgaaaggaaaaccaaaaaagaaaagattaattGCCTGATCTCCGAAGAAGTCGATGTACAGGATCGTCGGCCGTCGCACGAGCTCTTTTCCGGTCATTAACTCGTGAATCTGGCGACCGACTTGGCACAGCGTGTAGAATCCGGCGATGGTGGCTATCGACAGGCAGTACCTGTTCCCAATATTCATCCAACccaagcaaatgaaaaaaaaaaacagaggagaCACTCGAATTATGAATTTCGTGTTGTTGGGTAGGGAGAATTTCATCAAACAGATTGAGCAATTATCTGGTTTGTGGATTCAAAACCTGTATTCTTCATAATTGTCGTAATCCATCCAACCGCCGTGCTTGTTAGCAGCCATGATTATGAAAGAGAGTAAGGAGAAGGCCAGGGCATATCCCCTGAGAACCAAACCGCTTCGCCTGACCAGATCCTCCGTCCTCCATCTTCTTAGAATCGACGTGATCGACGCAGATCCTTGTTCGAGGTCGACCGGCTCCGTCCGCGGCGCTGTGGCATTCGGATTCGGTGCTGAGCCGGGAGATCTCGGGTGCCCATGGTTGTCGTTCTCGTTGTTGGTGGCGGTGGTAGTGGACTGGCCGGAGTCCCCCATGAATGAATTATTCCCTTTCAGGTTGAAGAATCTGATGAGCTGAAGGGTATGATAGATTGagaccttcttcttcttcctggaGTTTTCTAGTTAAATCTAACAAGAAATTGGGAGGTGGGGGGAAGCTTGAATTGTTAAATGGGCAATCACTCGTCATAATTGGTTGGAGAAAGGCACCGGCTTTGCTGGATTTGCTTAACATGGGAGTGGTTAAAAAGGTTCTCAAATGACCAAAGAAGAGTTCGCTCATGAGTCAGATCGTTAATTAGATGGTTTTTACTTGTGGTGAACTTCTAACTATTatcattgaaaaggaaaattagcAACCTCACGGATCAGAGAGGCCAAGGGAAGTCAATTATAAGTTCAAGAATATGAAACACAAGATATGGCCCATCACTTTTATTTGGCCAGTTGGCAAACATGTGGGTTGTCTTaaaaatttcttgttcattCAAGTATATATATCTTGAAACGTGCTGGCGAACTCTATTCATGGGTCTACGAGAAACTATTATGGTTCTTTCAAGTAatagcaattttttttcaaagactTGACAAATTTGGGTTACTTAAGTTGCCAAAAAATTCTTGGCAATCTTAAAACAAATGGCATCGTTTACACTGCTTCGGagccaagaaaatatttaatgtaTCGTGTATTGGAATCACTAGAAATATTCAACAAATAGTACGAATAGGCTTCTTCCCAGTTGAGATGTTTGCCCATTATTTATTGTTCTTACTTTGACTTTAACCTTCAGTTGTCAAGGACCCGACTTATTGACTGCACTAATTAAATGTAAGTTAAGGGATAGTTTGGCAGTAGGGACATTCTGTAAGTAATCTCATGAACCCAACTAAAAAATTAAGGCATATTGGTGGAACACTAGAATTAATGAAACTACCTCATTCTTTGAAGCCAAATCGTGAGACTCACAACGTATTATTCCTACGAAACGACCCTTAAGGTCGCATTTGGCAACATGAAAAACAACACACTATTTCATGGTACTAtctcaaaaattaaagaaagattcataaaacattgtgAAGCAGTGCTCTATAAAtttatgtcaaaattttgtGCCAAAAATATGGACCAACGTATTATTGTTCCCATTACCATACAGTCCTtaaggggtcatttggcaaaTACTTTATGAGTTTCATGAATGTACACTAAAAATTAAGGTAAATTCACAAAACAATAAAACTAAGTGTCTATAAGTTTGCTATAAGATTAGGTCAAAttctttaaataaaaagtatttcatttgccaaacgacccctacGGTTTCATACAAGGCCCATTTCTGATAGAAGCAAGTTGAAGGCTCACTAACTTGATCAGGTGTAATAAATGGGAAGGACATGAAAGATAGAGCTTTGTCAAATGTCCGGGTAACCTGCACTCaacaaagctggttatatgcacgaACCTCTACATGACATGTGCCCTTAAGAGTGATGTGCATAGTTCATCCCAGTGCACATAACCAAGTCTTTGCAATTTAGGTAGGAAAGAGAAACTTCAAGAATTAAGCTACTTTGGGTTttgtttatgtgtgatcgtgggacaagtcaaaatatcatttataaaaaacaagtgaaattttctaaaatgtacatataatttacaaaaaaatatttgaggtGGGGCGAGGGCTAAGCAGACCCTACATTGGCTGCGCCCCCAGGACAAGCTGTCCCCTCGCTTGTAAATCAAAAAAGCTTGAACAGAATCAGCAATTAAAGCAAGTCCAACAAGCAATAACAAATAAGCCAAGCAATTAAAGTATCAAAGACATAGGATGAAATTGTAACAAATAAGCCAAGCAATTAAAGTATCAAAGACATAGGATGAAATTGTAACAAATAAGCCAAGCAATTAAAGTATCAAAGACATAGGATGAAATTGTAACAAATAAGCCAAGCAATTAAAGTATCAAAGACATAGGATGAAATTGTGGTTTGAATTTAGTGATCGAGGGTTTGTTTCCATATGGCCCTTACTTTGTGATTTATATTACAAAAAGGTCGGTTTGTTAGTGGATTAATTCGGTAAACTAGTCATTGCTTTCTATTGGATCTTGTTGAAAGCCACCTTCGTAGTGTAGCCGTCGAGCTACTTTCTCGGAAAACATTGGaagagaaaatgacaaaatatttgCCTCTAAAGAGGAGATATTGGACTTCTTACATTGCCATGTGGTGGGTCCCACCAACCAATCGAATGGTAAGAGACCCACTCATGTCCGTGTTTGATGGTGAGGGGAACTCGATCGACTACATGGTCGTCAAACGCGATTATGGATTTACAGAAAGCAGCCGTCGTAGTGCTGTaatgaagttctttttttttttttttcaaaaaaagccCCTTCTATCTTGTATGCGGAttaaatggaaaataaaagataattctttctgttttttcccTCGAAGGGAAGACTGGTGGTCTGTGAGGGCGCCAACACACGGCCTGCCCGAACATTTACACCACTTCCCTAAACTGCTCGAGTTGAATACTCAAAACTCACTTTCCTGCAACCTACTGCTTGCGGCCATTGGGCCTTGGGCCGACCATCGAGGTCCTATTTTCGGACCTGGCCTGACTcgattttaattaaaagaatattTAAAATACAAGAatttaatatgtaaataaatatttataatgATAAAAGATACTaaacacaatattttttatatacatcTGACCCCAGAAATTGTTGGGCAACACGAAGGCCTTTTCAATGGCCCCCACTTGGGACACGCCAGGTACCCAAAAGCCCACGTCCACTCTTAGTTCACAGCCTACCTCTTCGGGCCCAGTACCTGACCTATCTTGGGCTCAGAAAATAAGCATGGGCCTGCTCGGTAAGTTGTTGGGCTGACTCCGGCTGACTTGATTAGGCCTTGataaatcatttttaatattattttttattagtttagatataacattatatatattattacgattaattatttttatatattatcttatgttaaatacatatattttaaattttaatcgtCCCACACCTGGGTGTCTTGGCGGGCCCAGGTATGGGCTTTGCCGCTTTGGGCTGGGCTCCAGTTTCGGGTTGAGCCTAAGCCCAACTTCTTATGGAGTCAGTTCGGCTCAATGCCCAAGCCTACTCGCAGTTATTTTTATTGACAACAAGTGcaaaatgttagaaaaaaacaaaacctgAACTGCCCTCGTCAAGggataaaaacaagcaaaactgGCCACCAAAGCACCAGAGGTTTAAGTGGTACCCATGAATTAACTGTCAGGTTGGATCATAggtttcttcttgatttttctttatgtattttcgAACAGAGATAATGAGTGGTGTCTGTCCATATAAAAACTGTGAGATAATGAATGGTTTCTGTTCATATAAAAACTGTACTTGAATAGATATATTCTTAAAAATTAGCCTAGTGAAACCTCATGTACCCTTGCTGAGATAAATGAATTGCTGAGATAAATGAATCCGTAAGAATTTAGGAAACACATATAAAAGGAATTAGACTAGTACTGTAGTACAAGATATATAGTGATTagtaatactttttttttttacaatattcCTATTCATCGAAGCGACTTGTTACCATATCTTAATTGGGTAGAAATTTGTTGGTTCTGGATGAGTGGGAGAGAACACCACCATCTGGaagctcttcttcctttttgtacACAGTGGTACAGAGCTGTGTTGGGATGTGGATGAACTTAGAGTTAATTCCTTCAGTTTGGAGGTAGTGTCTGCCATCTTTTGCAGTTCAAAGGAATAATGCACACAGAAATCGAACTAACGAACAGGCTCACGTTCGCCCACTAACATATGACCAACTATGTTATGCCCCTTAGCTAATTTCTTCATTAAAAAGATGGATACTCAAATGTAAGAAATGCAACAAAATATCTGTAAGCATCCAACTGCCACTTGCCAAAAACTACTGGGCACACTAAAGTATACATAATGAATACTCTAATAATCTACCATCCATATCATGATATAATCCAGTATAATCATCCCAATCAGTTTGAGAAATTATTTTCCGAGCAATTTGCCGCCATCATGTAATGCGTCCACACTTGATGTACCTATGGAAGTCAAAATGGATGCACTCTCACTAACTCATATATGCAGACTCACGTCACGGCCGATGACATGCGGTTAACAAATTGATTTTCTAAGCAAAAAGTCTAATCAAGAACATGATCCTAACGTGAGTCAAGGACAAGTAATGCATGACACACATCAAGGTGGCTTAACaagcaaataaacaaatatgCCTTCATGGCACCATAATTAACCAGTTATATAAGGATACTTTTACAAACATCAAATGTACGTAGAACTTGCAACAACGGCAAATACTACTCATATTATATAGCTGTTGGCTATTTACGTATAGCTTTGCGAAAAGAAGTTTGAATCAacattacagaaaaaaaaactcatttttgccgACGCTGAGACAGGAAATTATCAGTAAAAGTTAAATATATATTGACGTGAAGCGCAATTTGTCAGATATAATAGACATATACTGACGTATGTCACAGTACCCATCAACTTTTACTGACATCTGTCGAAATACCAGTACCCATCAACTTTATACTGACAATCTTCAAACGTCAGAGTAAAAACTGGTTTTTCTATAGTGCAAGTTGGTGATACACAGCTTCAGCAACGCCTTCCGGCTTGCTATAGTTTTTTTGTCTATAGCTATAAAAAGCCACAGCATCAATGGAGGATACAACATTTCCTTTCCGTGGTACCTTTATTTCTGATGTCTTCAACAAAGTAATCCATATGTTACC contains these protein-coding regions:
- the LOC116254028 gene encoding CASP-like protein 4B4, with product MGDSGQSTTTATNNENDNHGHPRSPGSAPNPNATAPRTEPVDLEQGSASITSILRRWRTEDLVRRSGLVLRGYALAFSLLSFIIMAANKHGGWMDYDNYEEYRYCLSIATIAGFYTLCQVGRQIHELMTGKELVRRPTILYIDFFGDQVMAYLLLSASSAAVPQTNRFRENNDNAFTDMSSAAISMSFFAFAFLAASSLVSGFKLSRQTYI